A single region of the Zootoca vivipara chromosome 2, rZooViv1.1, whole genome shotgun sequence genome encodes:
- the RAB7A gene encoding ras-related protein Rab-7a, protein MTSRKKVLLKVIILGDSGVGKTSLMNQYVNKKFSNQYKATIGADFLTKEVMVDDRLVTMQIWDTAGQERFQSLGVAFYRGADCCVLVFDVTAPNTFKTLDSWRDEFLIQASPRDPENFPFVVLGNKIDLENRQVTTKRAQAWCYSKNNIPYFETSAKEAINVEQAFQTIARNALKQETEVELYNEFPEPIKLDKNDRAKASAESCSC, encoded by the exons ATGACTTCTAGGAAGAAAGTATTACTCAAAGTCATCATCCTTGGCGACTCGGG GGTGGGAAAGACATCTCTCATGAACCAGTATGTGAACAAGAAATTCAGTAACCAGTACAAAGCTACAATAGGAGCAGACTTCCTCACAAAGGAAGTGATGGTGGATGACAGGCTAGTCACAATGCAG ATATGGGATACAGCAGGGCAGGAACGGTTTCAGTCTCTGGGAGTAGCCTTCTACAGAGGAGCAGACTGCTGCGTGCTGGTGTTTGATGTAACGGctcccaacacatttaaaactctCGACAGCTGGCGAGATGAGTTTCTCATTCAAGCCAGTCCACGGGATCCTGAGAACTTTCCTTTTGTTGTGCTGGGAAACAAGATTGACCTTGAAAACAGACAA GTTACTACAAAACGAGCACAGGCCTGGTGCTACAGCAAAAACAATATCCCTTATTTTGAAACCAGTGCCAAGGAGGCCATTAACGTGGAACAGGCTTTCCAAACAATTGCACGAAATGCACTTAAGCAG GAAACTGAAGTGGAGCTTTACAACGAATTTCCTGAACCTATCAAACTAGACAAGAATGACCGGGCGAAAGCCTCTGCGGAGAGCTGCAGCTGCTGA
- the LOC118080736 gene encoding histone H1.10: MSVELEEADLPLAEAEEAPLAPEKKGAAKKAKGGGGSVLSPSKKKKNNKKKNQPGKYSQLVVEAIRKLGERNGSSLAKIYNEAKKVAWFDQQNGRTYLKYSIKALVQNDTLLQVKGTGANGSFKLNRKKLEGGEGGAGGGGGGASHAKSHKKAVAVPASRKVEKKPVVKSKKLEKKSHKKGAGGGAAKKDKVKAKKAAKKTVASPSAKKVKKTAKPKALKSRK; the protein is encoded by the coding sequence ATGTCTGTTGAGCTGGAAGAGGCTGACCTGCCCCTGGCCGAGGCGGAAGAAGCGCCCCTGGCTCCAGAGAAGAAAGGCGCCGCCAAGAAAGCCAAAGGCGGCGGCGGGTCGGTGTTGTCGccatccaagaagaagaagaacaacaagaagaagaaccagCCGGGCAAGTACAGCCAGCTGGTGGTGGAGGCGATTCGCAAGCTGGGCGAGCGCAACGGCTCGTCACTGGCCAAGATCTACAACGAAGCCAAGAAAGTGGCGTGGTTCGACCAGCAGAACGGGCGCACCTATCTCAAGTACTCCATCAAGGCGCTGGTGCAGAACGACACCTTGCTGCAGGTGAAGGGCACGGGCGCCAACGGCTCCTTCAAGCTCAACAGGAAGAAGCTGGAGGGCGGAGAAGGGGGCGCCGGAGGAGGCGGCGGGGGCGCCTCGCACGCCAAGTCGCACAAGAAGGCGGTGGCCGTGCCCGCGTCGCGCAAGGTCGAGAAGAAGCCCGTGGTCAAGAGCAAAAAGCTGGAGAAGAAGTCGCACAAGAAAGGCGCCGGCGGGGGCGCCGCCAAGAAGGACAAGGTGAAAGCCAAGAAAGCCGCCAAGAAGACGGTCGCCTCGCCCAGCGCCAAGAAGGTGAAGAAGACTGCCAAGCCCAAGGCGCTCAAGAGCAGGAAATGA